A portion of the Sphaerochaeta pleomorpha str. Grapes genome contains these proteins:
- the rsgA gene encoding ribosome small subunit-dependent GTPase A, with protein sequence MEQHIGLVTRGINNIYSVKEGDASYLCRIKGKQLLTVVGEYNPIAVGDRVSFVISGTYEGLIISRLERSNCFQRWNIKGQCNQTVVANMDMIVCVCSADTPPFRPRFIDRVIACCQDVPVMLVMNKSDILLTEDEFERFALFKKLGYPIIGVSAKTGENLEDLCSLLKGKTVAFVGQSGVGKSTLINRILSVEQKTNEVSAKYNRGKHTTNCSLMIEGPDFTLVDTPGVREILVPHGNPHKIAESFPEFREPSKKCAFDHCLHNDEPDCQVKVLVEKGKIHPDRYESYLRMLASLDDRSPQWMGKSQQSKTRYKSMENDEREEY encoded by the coding sequence ATGGAGCAACACATCGGCCTGGTTACCAGGGGAATCAACAATATTTACTCAGTCAAGGAAGGCGATGCCAGTTACCTTTGCCGTATCAAAGGCAAACAGTTGCTTACGGTAGTCGGGGAGTATAATCCCATAGCTGTTGGCGATCGGGTTTCCTTTGTCATTTCCGGTACCTACGAAGGTCTTATCATCTCTCGGCTTGAACGCAGCAACTGTTTCCAGAGATGGAATATAAAGGGGCAATGCAACCAGACAGTCGTAGCCAATATGGATATGATAGTCTGTGTCTGCAGTGCTGATACTCCTCCTTTCAGGCCAAGGTTCATCGATAGGGTAATTGCCTGCTGCCAGGATGTTCCTGTCATGCTGGTAATGAACAAGAGCGATATACTCCTAACAGAAGATGAGTTCGAACGATTTGCCCTTTTTAAGAAACTTGGGTATCCTATTATCGGGGTAAGTGCAAAAACCGGTGAGAACCTGGAAGACCTTTGCTCTCTGCTCAAGGGAAAAACCGTAGCCTTTGTAGGACAAAGCGGGGTAGGCAAATCAACATTGATCAACAGGATCCTGTCAGTCGAACAGAAAACCAATGAAGTCTCGGCAAAGTATAACAGGGGAAAGCATACCACAAATTGCTCCTTGATGATCGAAGGACCTGATTTTACCCTTGTTGACACTCCCGGGGTACGGGAAATTCTGGTTCCCCATGGGAACCCCCACAAAATTGCAGAATCATTCCCGGAATTCCGGGAACCTTCGAAAAAATGTGCTTTTGACCATTGCCTGCATAACGATGAACCGGATTGCCAGGTAAAAGTGTTGGTAGAAAAGGGAAAGATTCACCCTGATCGCTATGAAAGCTACCTGAGAATGTTAGCTTCCCTTGATGACCGTTCTCCCCAGTGGATGGGGAAAAGCCAACAGTCAAAGACCCGATATAAGAGTATGGAAAACGATGAAAGAGAAGAGTATTAA
- a CDS encoding EAL domain-containing protein produces MAEGKPDNSRLSNTPVSINNLPGGVGVFEFGEDCKATYLSKGISTLFGYSDQEFQNCLDLDLFSMVIASERKKLELCLQEAKRTLGEIDIEIRPFRTGGARWVRLQGKFSRFQDENPIYYFVASDITSTKENSLLLEQQNAKLNLVFANSTFEMWEVNLKTHHVTTLTRTILGGQDPLEFDNPVQFLSESQLIHQDYIPSLQDDFKALEEGLAIDSILKIRCRDNVYRFLKISYTFVTADNGDQDYAIGIFQDVDDEIEARLSLFGYESLFFAAFDMESGKPILAEKYSRTFIGPEMNLFPAYQRLIQQNIHPDDIAEFSSISTVQKLREFGKNGKKELSFEARMHAPQDVFKGYHWCLFSFSFSNNMTSTNTALFLGIKDINSKKIHELELINQAHRDSLTGLLNRYSLEELVNKVIEKSLHNEKITGFFIIDIDNFKSINDTYGHDYGDEVLRFIAQTLNSMFSPLNIIARLGGDELLVCLPELTSKEAAHQQGLHICKEIAGNKFSLCAVSCSIGVSIAPLHGKDYKDLYQNADLALYMAKQQGRNTCCLFDGIKAFPRTNQWVNHEWLLDSLEEIIFLCDSKTKEMIFLNKSGREKLGNAGNYLGSKCYELLFGITENCPYCNAQSLSSEKWTVWDSQEGLHGNPCRFKKKLISWNGRPAIFCITSHIEKDDSSVSNTNPGFVLEKEEILDFLEITSLANWDYKPADGIFMYSYNLNGKRNHGSCMLDPFDKTDFSIIHPEDKKTFIAYLQQEILCPQGRSLNIRLDFSKTFEYSYYRMSCFAIVDSFGSVVRLGGSLTKLSSGNTTTELLPSLANQLPTPLVLFSYTRGNPIIFANDSFYAFFEYNREEYDQLYSRNCFALIHSADLSELQQVLDLEISKKKTKVTKRIRVACKERGYIWVHAFLEIMYGCGNSVIYLHIEEDKLTQRIEVSSIFRNLQDLVETFPQGIGVFSLEKNTISSKFSNRELAKLLGYKEQAFYELEQTNPLGMFHTEDASILSEAILQAKWPDPPKDYRMRAVKSDGSLIFVNLVFKYFEHFAGAIFFYMVFNEISSFNALESQRVQAVDKLEYSLSHCLLTGLYTRQRFFDETERMFIANKDKRYVMVCWNIERFSIINELLGIEIGNQVLQTLAAKIRDYIGEEGTFSRLEADHFAACMPYDRCTPEALQNSINLDTLMKELNFSISLVFGLYLIEDQMMPVPLMCDRANLAVKATKGNYLKNYAFYKEVLSSTRMDEQTIISEMKDALQHGEFCFYLQPIYYLEKGTISSAEALVRWNHPEKGILNPSEFIPVFERFGFITTLDLYIWDLVCSYLCDELKKGRKPVPISVNLSRIDLCDRNLSKLLIETAKKYQVPSNLLELEVTETAYMDNPSQMKDLVKVLQDYGFTILMDDFGTGYSSLNMLNSIPMDIVKVDQNFLHSLNKDERSSKILETIVALGKALRFPVIAEGVETEEQLRYLKNIGCDHVQGFYYSKPLTTEAFGKLLDG; encoded by the coding sequence GTGGCAGAAGGGAAACCGGATAATTCGAGACTTTCAAATACCCCTGTATCAATCAACAACCTACCCGGAGGGGTAGGTGTATTTGAATTTGGAGAAGACTGCAAAGCCACCTACTTGAGCAAAGGGATTTCTACACTTTTCGGTTACTCAGACCAGGAATTTCAAAATTGCCTGGACCTGGATTTATTTTCCATGGTTATTGCCTCGGAGAGGAAAAAACTGGAACTATGTTTGCAGGAAGCGAAAAGAACCCTTGGCGAAATTGATATAGAAATCAGGCCGTTCAGAACTGGTGGTGCCAGATGGGTTCGCCTGCAGGGAAAGTTCTCACGGTTCCAGGATGAAAACCCTATTTATTATTTTGTTGCATCCGATATTACCAGCACAAAGGAAAATAGCCTGTTACTGGAACAGCAGAATGCAAAATTGAATCTGGTATTTGCAAATTCAACGTTTGAAATGTGGGAAGTCAACCTAAAAACACATCATGTTACTACGTTGACCAGGACTATCCTCGGGGGCCAGGACCCCTTGGAATTTGACAACCCCGTACAATTTCTATCTGAGAGCCAACTAATCCACCAGGATTACATACCTTCTTTGCAGGACGACTTCAAGGCCCTGGAAGAAGGTTTGGCAATTGATTCGATTCTTAAAATCAGATGCAGGGACAATGTCTATCGATTTTTAAAGATTAGCTATACGTTTGTAACTGCAGATAACGGTGACCAAGACTATGCTATCGGAATTTTCCAGGACGTCGATGATGAGATAGAGGCCAGATTAAGTCTTTTTGGATATGAATCCCTTTTCTTTGCTGCTTTTGATATGGAAAGCGGAAAACCTATCCTTGCAGAAAAGTATTCAAGAACTTTCATAGGACCTGAGATGAATTTATTTCCTGCTTATCAGAGACTTATTCAACAGAATATTCATCCGGACGACATTGCAGAGTTTTCTTCTATTTCCACTGTCCAAAAGCTACGTGAGTTTGGAAAGAATGGAAAGAAGGAACTCTCTTTTGAAGCAAGAATGCATGCCCCGCAAGATGTGTTCAAAGGATACCATTGGTGCCTGTTCTCTTTCAGTTTCTCCAACAATATGACAAGCACAAATACTGCTTTGTTTTTAGGGATCAAGGATATCAACTCAAAGAAAATCCATGAATTGGAATTGATCAACCAGGCACACCGTGATTCCCTTACCGGATTGCTGAACAGGTATTCCCTTGAGGAATTGGTAAACAAAGTAATCGAAAAATCTTTGCATAACGAAAAAATAACCGGTTTTTTCATCATCGATATAGACAATTTCAAATCGATCAACGACACCTATGGACATGATTATGGGGATGAAGTGCTTCGTTTCATTGCACAAACCCTGAATTCTATGTTCAGTCCACTCAATATCATTGCCCGCCTGGGAGGGGACGAATTGCTTGTCTGCCTTCCAGAACTAACCTCGAAGGAAGCTGCCCATCAACAAGGATTGCATATCTGCAAGGAAATAGCAGGGAATAAGTTTTCCCTTTGTGCTGTATCCTGTTCCATTGGAGTTAGCATTGCACCCCTGCATGGCAAAGATTACAAGGATTTGTATCAGAATGCAGACCTTGCCCTCTATATGGCTAAACAGCAGGGAAGAAATACCTGTTGTCTCTTTGACGGGATAAAGGCATTTCCCCGTACAAACCAATGGGTAAACCATGAATGGCTTCTCGATAGCCTTGAGGAAATCATATTCCTTTGCGATAGCAAAACCAAGGAAATGATTTTCCTGAATAAAAGCGGGCGTGAGAAACTAGGCAACGCAGGCAACTACCTAGGTTCAAAGTGCTATGAGCTTTTATTTGGTATTACAGAGAATTGCCCCTATTGCAATGCACAATCGCTTTCTTCCGAAAAATGGACCGTATGGGATTCTCAGGAAGGCTTGCATGGCAATCCCTGCCGTTTCAAGAAAAAATTGATTTCCTGGAATGGCAGGCCGGCAATATTCTGTATTACCAGCCATATAGAGAAAGATGATTCTTCTGTTTCCAACACAAATCCCGGTTTTGTACTGGAAAAGGAAGAAATACTTGATTTTTTGGAAATTACATCCCTTGCAAACTGGGATTATAAGCCTGCAGATGGAATTTTTATGTATTCCTATAATTTAAATGGGAAAAGAAATCATGGTTCCTGTATGCTTGACCCGTTTGACAAAACGGATTTTTCGATTATCCATCCCGAGGACAAAAAAACCTTTATAGCGTATCTGCAACAGGAAATACTTTGTCCTCAAGGGCGTTCCTTGAATATCCGTCTCGATTTCAGCAAAACGTTTGAGTACTCCTATTACCGAATGTCCTGTTTTGCCATTGTCGATTCCTTTGGAAGTGTGGTTCGGTTAGGGGGAAGTCTGACAAAACTTTCCTCAGGAAATACTACAACGGAGTTGCTTCCCTCTCTAGCCAATCAATTACCAACCCCCTTGGTCCTATTCTCCTATACACGGGGTAATCCGATCATTTTTGCAAATGATAGTTTTTATGCTTTCTTCGAATACAATCGTGAGGAATATGACCAGCTGTATTCCAGAAACTGTTTCGCCTTGATACATTCTGCAGACCTTTCCGAGCTACAACAGGTTCTCGACCTTGAAATCTCCAAAAAGAAAACAAAGGTAACAAAGCGGATACGTGTAGCATGCAAAGAACGTGGATATATCTGGGTACATGCTTTTCTGGAAATAATGTATGGATGTGGTAATTCTGTAATATATTTGCATATAGAAGAAGATAAGCTAACACAGCGAATCGAGGTATCCAGCATATTCAGGAATTTGCAGGACCTGGTCGAAACCTTTCCCCAAGGTATTGGGGTTTTCTCCCTCGAAAAAAATACGATTAGCAGCAAGTTTTCCAACAGGGAACTGGCAAAGCTCCTTGGATATAAAGAACAGGCATTCTATGAACTCGAACAAACAAATCCACTTGGCATGTTCCATACTGAAGATGCTTCAATATTGTCTGAGGCGATACTACAAGCAAAATGGCCGGACCCTCCCAAAGATTACCGGATGCGTGCTGTGAAATCCGATGGGTCCCTGATTTTTGTTAATTTGGTATTCAAATATTTCGAACATTTCGCTGGTGCCATTTTCTTCTACATGGTATTCAATGAAATATCATCATTTAATGCGTTGGAAAGCCAACGGGTACAGGCAGTCGATAAACTGGAATATTCCCTTTCGCATTGCCTGTTGACCGGTTTATATACACGCCAGCGTTTCTTTGATGAAACCGAAAGGATGTTTATTGCAAATAAAGATAAACGGTATGTAATGGTTTGCTGGAATATAGAGCGGTTCTCGATAATCAATGAATTACTGGGAATTGAGATAGGGAATCAGGTTTTGCAGACCCTTGCAGCAAAGATACGAGATTATATCGGCGAGGAGGGTACCTTCTCTCGATTGGAGGCTGATCATTTTGCTGCCTGTATGCCCTATGACCGGTGTACTCCAGAAGCCCTGCAGAATTCGATAAATCTCGATACCCTTATGAAAGAATTGAATTTCTCCATTTCCCTTGTCTTCGGTTTGTATCTTATCGAGGATCAAATGATGCCCGTTCCCCTCATGTGTGACCGGGCAAATCTTGCCGTGAAAGCTACAAAGGGTAATTACCTGAAGAACTATGCATTTTACAAGGAAGTTCTTAGCAGTACCAGGATGGACGAACAGACAATAATCAGCGAAATGAAAGACGCCCTGCAGCATGGTGAATTCTGTTTCTACCTTCAACCTATCTACTACCTCGAGAAGGGGACTATCAGCAGTGCAGAGGCCCTTGTACGGTGGAACCATCCAGAAAAAGGTATCCTCAACCCGAGTGAATTCATCCCGGTATTTGAACGTTTCGGGTTTATAACTACGCTTGACCTGTACATCTGGGATTTGGTTTGCAGTTACCTTTGCGATGAACTGAAAAAAGGAAGGAAGCCTGTCCCTATCTCGGTGAATCTTTCAAGAATTGATTTATGTGACAGGAATCTAAGCAAGCTTTTGATCGAGACTGCAAAAAAATATCAAGTTCCCTCAAACCTGCTGGAACTGGAGGTAACTGAAACTGCCTATATGGACAATCCAAGCCAGATGAAGGACCTGGTAAAGGTATTGCAGGATTATGGATTCACTATTCTTATGGATGATTTCGGTACTGGGTATTCATCCTTGAATATGCTGAACTCTATTCCCATGGATATCGTCAAGGTTGATCAGAATTTTTTACATTCCCTCAACAAAGATGAACGTTCTTCAAAAATTCTCGAGACCATTGTAGCACTCGGGAAAGCCCTGCGATTCCCGGTCATTGCCGAAGGAGTTGAGACAGAGGAACAACTTAGGTATCTCAAAAATATCGGATGCGACCATGTGCAGGGATTCTATTACTCTAAGCCCCTTACTACAGAAGCGTTCGGAAAACTTTTAGATGGTTGA
- a CDS encoding RluA family pseudouridine synthase, whose amino-acid sequence MAIRYGKIELTVGPLQEKTRLDAYVAANTTSIGRSTLSLPTTEILLNGKIEKKSKQLKQGDVISISYSQEFFEGLKAQDLPLHVLYEDRDMLVIDKEQGMVVHPANGNYEGTVVNALLHRYGSSFTTSDEKQEEEEEVADLQTETIRPGIVHRLDKDTSGVLVIARTRESHRNLSAQFKEHTTEKWYIAIAKGVFSQKQGKLITHLSRDKHDRKKFAVCAENEGRLAETHYFVLKQYRDFALVRIRIFTGRTHQIRVHMASIGHPLVGDIIYGKSDGTTLMLHALMLKIDSPTNGERLCFRSPMPQRFRSFLRKPTI is encoded by the coding sequence ATGGCAATACGTTATGGTAAGATAGAATTGACAGTAGGGCCTCTCCAAGAGAAAACGCGCCTCGATGCCTATGTTGCAGCGAATACCACATCTATCGGGCGATCCACACTCAGCCTTCCGACTACAGAGATCCTTTTGAATGGGAAAATCGAGAAAAAAAGCAAACAGCTCAAGCAAGGGGATGTCATTTCAATTTCCTATAGCCAGGAATTCTTTGAAGGTCTCAAGGCCCAGGATTTGCCCTTGCACGTTCTCTATGAAGATAGGGATATGCTAGTCATTGACAAAGAGCAGGGTATGGTCGTACACCCGGCAAATGGCAATTATGAAGGGACTGTCGTCAATGCCTTGCTGCATAGGTATGGGTCTTCGTTTACCACTTCCGATGAAAAACAGGAAGAAGAGGAAGAGGTAGCTGACCTGCAGACCGAGACTATCAGGCCCGGGATCGTCCATAGGCTGGACAAAGACACCAGTGGAGTTCTGGTCATTGCCCGTACAAGGGAAAGCCACCGTAACCTGTCTGCCCAATTCAAGGAGCATACTACAGAAAAATGGTATATTGCCATTGCAAAGGGGGTGTTTTCCCAGAAGCAGGGCAAACTTATCACCCATCTTTCCCGGGATAAACATGACCGGAAAAAATTTGCAGTCTGTGCAGAGAATGAAGGCAGGTTAGCTGAGACCCATTATTTTGTCTTGAAACAATATAGGGATTTTGCCTTGGTAAGAATTCGTATTTTTACCGGGAGAACCCATCAGATCAGGGTCCATATGGCTTCGATCGGGCACCCGCTGGTCGGCGATATCATCTATGGCAAGAGCGATGGGACAACATTGATGCTTCATGCCCTGATGTTAAAGATTGACAGCCCTACGAATGGAGAACGGCTTTGTTTCCGTTCCCCCATGCCCCAACGATTTCGGTCATTCTTGAGAAAACCGACAATATAG
- a CDS encoding MBL fold metallo-hydrolase, with protein MRIYQHFSVVGFCNTYLVGQDGGGDALLIDPGHVDIELINLIESNGFSLKSILLTHRHASHTEGVKTLLKIYNPTIYASAVSVYEYPVTVVRDEEILNTCGFSIEVIHVPGHSLDSMVYKVDHALFSGDTLQCGRIGSTPGYREKAVLIKSIHQRLMTLDENILLFPGHGTPSKLRIERMFNNDLMQLGPIETERERWRDNE; from the coding sequence GTGAGGATCTACCAGCATTTTTCAGTCGTCGGTTTCTGTAATACCTACCTGGTCGGCCAAGATGGCGGAGGTGATGCCCTTCTCATCGACCCAGGGCATGTGGATATCGAATTGATCAATCTGATCGAGTCGAATGGCTTCTCCCTTAAGAGCATTCTCTTGACACACCGGCATGCATCCCACACCGAAGGGGTGAAAACCCTTCTGAAAATCTACAACCCCACCATCTATGCCTCTGCAGTCTCTGTATATGAATACCCCGTAACAGTAGTCAGGGATGAGGAAATTCTCAATACCTGTGGTTTTTCCATAGAAGTAATCCATGTTCCCGGCCATAGCCTGGATAGTATGGTCTACAAGGTCGACCATGCCCTGTTCAGCGGAGACACCCTGCAATGCGGGAGAATAGGTTCCACCCCCGGTTACCGGGAGAAAGCCGTCTTGATTAAATCAATCCACCAACGGTTGATGACCCTTGATGAAAACATCTTGCTGTTCCCTGGCCATGGAACCCCGAGCAAACTCAGGATTGAACGCATGTTCAATAATGATTTGATGCAACTGGGGCCAATCGAGACCGAAAGGGAGCGTTGGCGTGACAATGAATAA
- a CDS encoding YggS family pyridoxal phosphate-dependent enzyme, translating into MIRENLMMILEEIETAAKKSGRSLCDISLMAVSKLHPYEEILEAYHCGQRLFGENKVQEVQAKFPSLRPEGMDLHLIGHLQTNKVKKIVGLVDGIDSVDSLKLATKISEEALVLGKAMPILLEFNTSGEENKSGFTSTEELFRVLDVIEGLKGVSLQGLMTIGPLGKNDDTIRKAFRQLKEIQILCRYRYPSLCFETLSMGMSSDFALAIEEGSTVVRVGTRLFGQRDYTK; encoded by the coding sequence ATGATCAGGGAAAATCTCATGATGATTCTCGAAGAAATAGAAACTGCTGCCAAAAAGAGTGGCCGATCGCTTTGTGACATTTCCCTGATGGCGGTAAGCAAACTGCACCCCTATGAAGAAATTCTTGAAGCCTACCACTGCGGGCAAAGACTGTTCGGCGAGAATAAAGTCCAGGAAGTCCAGGCTAAATTCCCGTCACTCCGTCCCGAGGGAATGGATCTTCATCTTATCGGACACCTGCAGACGAACAAGGTAAAAAAAATCGTTGGTCTGGTCGACGGCATCGATAGCGTAGATTCATTGAAACTAGCAACAAAAATAAGTGAAGAAGCGCTCGTTCTGGGAAAGGCCATGCCCATTCTTTTGGAATTCAATACTTCTGGAGAGGAGAATAAAAGTGGATTTACCTCCACTGAGGAGCTTTTCAGGGTACTTGATGTCATTGAAGGGTTGAAAGGGGTGTCCTTGCAAGGGCTCATGACGATCGGTCCGCTTGGCAAAAACGACGATACCATACGAAAAGCTTTCCGGCAATTGAAGGAAATCCAAATATTGTGCAGATATCGATATCCAAGTCTTTGTTTTGAGACCTTGAGTATGGGCATGAGCTCAGATTTTGCCTTGGCAATAGAAGAGGGCTCAACGGTAGTACGGGTCGGAACGCGATTGTTTGGACAGAGGGATTATACAAAATGA
- a CDS encoding putative ABC transporter permease: protein MQLDLYILYFFVYSLIGYCCEVVYCSFPVKRLVNRGFLYGPYLPIYGFGAMIVLFFFQRFIEYPLVIFFAGLVSTSLLEFFTSWLLEKFFHAKLWDYSKHFLNIKGRVCLLNSTLFGIMSVVVIYVFHPLTVGFIEMIPIWMRENLSKAILIGMCIDTTASIYKMAAFQKQMLEIRKKGKELEIRLELLQKERTSQAFELLKNKLTGEFDEMKLKFNTSSRHIIDAFPSITSSNEETKLQIELLKMNLRDYRTKMALQKSKLKQKAKDLAFDHKKRNVQ, encoded by the coding sequence ATGCAACTCGACCTGTACATACTCTATTTCTTTGTTTATTCATTGATTGGTTATTGCTGTGAGGTAGTATACTGCTCGTTTCCGGTAAAACGACTGGTAAATCGCGGCTTTCTGTATGGTCCATATCTACCTATTTATGGTTTTGGAGCCATGATTGTACTATTTTTCTTTCAACGTTTTATTGAGTATCCTTTGGTAATCTTCTTTGCAGGGTTGGTATCGACCAGTTTGCTGGAATTTTTTACCAGCTGGTTGCTTGAAAAATTTTTCCATGCAAAACTCTGGGATTATTCGAAGCATTTCCTGAATATAAAAGGAAGGGTCTGCCTTCTGAATTCAACGTTGTTTGGGATTATGAGTGTGGTGGTAATCTATGTATTCCATCCCCTTACTGTAGGATTTATAGAAATGATCCCTATTTGGATGCGCGAGAATCTTTCCAAAGCAATACTCATTGGCATGTGCATAGATACGACAGCAAGTATTTACAAAATGGCTGCTTTCCAGAAACAAATGCTGGAAATCAGAAAGAAGGGCAAGGAACTCGAAATACGGCTTGAATTGCTCCAGAAAGAAAGGACCAGCCAGGCTTTTGAGCTGCTTAAGAATAAGCTTACCGGTGAATTCGACGAGATGAAGCTGAAATTCAATACTTCATCAAGACATATTATCGATGCATTCCCGTCAATCACTTCATCAAATGAGGAGACAAAGCTTCAGATTGAATTGCTTAAAATGAATCTGCGTGATTACAGGACCAAAATGGCACTACAGAAAAGCAAGCTGAAACAAAAGGCCAAGGACCTTGCCTTTGACCATAAAAAAAGGAATGTACAATGA
- a CDS encoding pentapeptide repeat-containing protein produces MFSFQTCSHPSCHTYVCSSGDLCYRHSPDKERLHQECIDALLGENEIVNLSITHAEFEDIQVVKKQITASNMAWCTFRNIDFSNCSFMTSYFDFCLFENCRFNDIFCRYSVFSGSKMIQCDFSGSVINHTNFMGIDTFFCNFSACDLYYSTFGSSYLRDTSFEDCNLKKADFHFTDKRRVSFKYSNYEDARQ; encoded by the coding sequence ATGTTTAGTTTCCAAACCTGTTCTCATCCCAGTTGCCATACGTACGTCTGTTCATCCGGCGACCTCTGTTACCGGCATAGTCCAGACAAAGAGCGATTACACCAAGAATGTATCGATGCTTTGCTCGGGGAAAACGAGATAGTCAACCTTTCGATTACCCATGCCGAATTCGAAGATATACAGGTTGTAAAAAAACAGATTACCGCAAGTAATATGGCTTGGTGTACCTTCAGGAATATCGATTTCAGCAACTGTTCTTTCATGACCAGTTATTTTGATTTCTGCCTTTTCGAGAACTGCAGGTTCAACGACATCTTCTGCCGATATTCTGTTTTCTCAGGTAGTAAAATGATTCAATGTGATTTCTCCGGATCTGTCATAAACCATACGAATTTTATGGGAATCGATACCTTTTTCTGCAATTTCAGCGCCTGTGACCTGTATTACTCAACCTTTGGTTCCAGCTATCTGAGGGACACTTCCTTCGAAGACTGCAATCTCAAGAAAGCAGATTTCCATTTTACTGACAAACGAAGGGTCTCGTTCAAGTACTCAAACTATGAGGATGCAAGACAGTGA